The proteins below are encoded in one region of Halichoerus grypus chromosome X, mHalGry1.hap1.1, whole genome shotgun sequence:
- the LOC118544486 gene encoding LOW QUALITY PROTEIN: actin-related protein 2/3 complex subunit 2-like (The sequence of the model RefSeq protein was modified relative to this genomic sequence to represent the inferred CDS: substituted 1 base at 1 genomic stop codon) yields MILLEVNNCIIEESLTLKFKNVAANNKSEEVEVTFADFEGILYHISKNKIMVSISLKFYKXLQVHGADELLKRVYGSFLLNLESGCNGSLLYDLKNLPASKGSFVHQAAMLKRNCFTSVFEKYFEFQEEVKEGENRAVIHYRDDETMYVESKKDRITIVFSTVFKNDDDVVIGKVFMQEFKEGCRTSHTAPQVLFSHKEPPLELKDTNAAMGDNIGYITFMLFPCHTNASAPDNTINLIHIFWDYLHYHIKCSKAYIHTLMWAKSSDFLKVLYRVCPDAKKKEMKIITRKTFPSH; encoded by the exons ATGATCCTGCTAGAGGTGAACAACTGCATCATTGAGGAGAGTCTCACACTCAAATTCAAGAATGTGGCTGCCAATAACAAATCAGAAGAAGTAGAAGTAACATTTGCAGATTTTGAAGGAATCCTCtatcatatttcaa aaaacaaaattatggtcagtatttctttgaaattctacAAGTAACTTCAAGTGCATGGTGCTGATGAGTTATTAAAGAGGGTGTACGGGAGTTTCTTGTTAAATCTTGAATCGGGTTGCAATGGCTCTTTGCTATATGACCTTAAAAATCTGCCGGCATCCAAAGGTTCCTTTGTGCATCAGGCTGCCATGTTGAAACGAAATTGTTTTACTTCTGtctttgagaaatattttgagtTCCAAGAAGAAGTCAAGGAAGGAGAGAACAGGGCAGTTATCCATTATAGGGATGATGAAACCATGTATGTTGAATCTAAAAAGGACAGAATCACAATAGTCTTCAGCACAGTGTTTAAGAATGATGATGATGTGGTCATTGGAAAAGTATTCATGCAGGAGTTCAAAGAAGGCTGCAGAACCAGTCACACAGCCCCACAGGTCCTCTTTAGCCACAAGGAACCTCCTCTGGAGCTGAAAGACACCAATGCTGCCATGGGTGACAACATTGGCTACATTACCTTCATGCTGTTCCCTTGCCACACCAATGCCAGTGCTCCAGACAACACCATCAACCTGATCCACATATTCTGGGACTACCTGCACTACCACATCAAATGCTCTAAAGCCTATATTCACACCCTAATGTGGGCAAAATCATCTGACTTCCTCAAGGTACTGTATCGTGTATGTCCAGatgcaaagaagaaagaaatgaaaataatcacaAGGAAGACATTTCCATCCCACTAA